One genomic window of Phycisphaerae bacterium RAS1 includes the following:
- the dapL gene encoding LL-diaminopimelate aminotransferase, protein MLTHQSGDIDPEGMTCPAECLFAAQPVHRLLRMNIELPDRLKALPPYLFVEIDRKKRAALAAGKDVINFGVGDPDQPTHDFIIERLGQAMRHAPNHRYPADKGPLEFRENIVAFFRRRYGVELDVEREIHPLIGTKEGLGHLPLAVVNPGRKVLVPDPGYPVYRAATLFAGGVPKAIGLSQAGGWLPDFSAISRETVDGAVLMFVNYPNNPTGAVATRDFYEQAVAFARRHNLIVASDAAYNEMGFGAFRPPSILEIAGAKEVAIEFHSLSKTFNMTGWRLGFAVGNADVVAALAKVKANVDSGQFGAIQEAGATAIAGIERPEIEQARRMYHERARVLCGGLKELGFDVSVPKATFYVWAGVPKGYDSMGVAGKLLDESAVVCIPGTGFGEGGQGYVRFALTVDVARTQTAIERMRALKW, encoded by the coding sequence GTGCTAACACACCAGAGCGGTGATATTGACCCCGAGGGCATGACGTGCCCGGCGGAATGCTTGTTTGCGGCGCAGCCGGTCCATAGACTCCTGCGAATGAACATCGAGCTGCCCGACCGGCTGAAGGCCTTGCCGCCGTACCTCTTCGTCGAGATTGACCGCAAGAAGCGCGCGGCGCTGGCGGCGGGGAAGGACGTGATCAACTTCGGCGTCGGCGATCCGGACCAGCCCACGCACGATTTCATCATTGAGCGTCTGGGGCAGGCGATGCGGCACGCGCCGAATCATCGCTACCCGGCGGACAAGGGGCCGCTCGAGTTTCGAGAGAACATCGTCGCGTTCTTCCGCCGGCGATATGGGGTCGAGTTGGACGTCGAGCGTGAGATTCACCCGCTGATCGGCACGAAGGAGGGGCTGGGGCATCTGCCGCTGGCGGTCGTGAATCCGGGGCGGAAGGTGCTGGTGCCCGATCCGGGGTACCCGGTGTACCGCGCGGCGACGCTGTTCGCTGGGGGCGTGCCGAAGGCGATCGGGCTGAGTCAGGCGGGCGGGTGGCTGCCGGATTTCTCGGCGATTTCGCGCGAGACCGTGGACGGCGCGGTGCTGATGTTCGTCAACTACCCCAACAACCCGACCGGGGCCGTCGCGACGCGCGATTTCTATGAGCAGGCGGTGGCATTTGCGCGCCGGCACAATCTAATCGTCGCGTCGGACGCGGCGTACAACGAGATGGGTTTCGGCGCCTTTCGCCCGCCGAGCATTCTGGAAATCGCGGGGGCCAAGGAGGTGGCGATCGAGTTTCACTCGCTCTCGAAGACGTTCAACATGACCGGTTGGCGGCTGGGCTTTGCGGTGGGGAACGCGGATGTCGTCGCGGCGCTGGCGAAGGTGAAGGCCAACGTGGACAGCGGGCAGTTCGGTGCGATTCAGGAGGCGGGAGCGACGGCGATCGCGGGAATTGAACGGCCGGAGATTGAGCAGGCGCGGCGGATGTATCACGAGCGGGCGCGGGTGCTTTGCGGCGGGCTGAAGGAGCTGGGGTTTGACGTGAGCGTGCCGAAGGCGACGTTTTATGTGTGGGCGGGCGTGCCGAAGGGATACGACTCGATGGGTGTGGCGGGCAAGCTGCTGGATGAGTCAGCCGTGGTGTGCATTCCGGGAACCGGATTTGGCGAGGGCGGCCAGGGATATGTGCGGTTCGCGCTGACGGTGGATGTGGCCCGTACGCAGACGGCGATCGAACGGATGCGGGCGCTGAAATGGTGA
- the blaI gene encoding Penicillinase repressor has protein sequence MPKPAPHITEAELRIMKVLWRLGESNVRDVKDALVEPGEEPPAYTTVMTMMNQLAAKGALGVDKSRQPFLYRPAVRREQILGQRLKQFLNSVFDGQAGELVLRLVEEASISPEDLKRIEARIDAIEKAVPAEADASPAAPPPTRAARNSKEGGR, from the coding sequence ATGCCCAAACCAGCGCCTCATATCACGGAAGCCGAACTCCGCATCATGAAGGTGCTCTGGCGGCTGGGTGAAAGCAACGTCCGAGACGTCAAGGACGCCCTGGTCGAACCCGGCGAAGAGCCGCCCGCCTATACCACCGTCATGACCATGATGAACCAGCTCGCCGCCAAAGGCGCCCTGGGTGTCGACAAGTCGCGGCAGCCTTTCCTTTATCGCCCGGCTGTCCGCCGCGAGCAGATTCTCGGCCAGCGCCTCAAGCAGTTCCTCAACAGCGTTTTCGACGGCCAGGCGGGGGAGCTGGTGCTGCGGCTGGTCGAGGAGGCGTCGATCTCGCCGGAGGACCTGAAGCGAATCGAGGCCCGCATCGACGCGATCGAAAAAGCGGTCCCCGCCGAGGCCGATGCCTCGCCCGCCGCGCCGCCGCCGACCCGCGCCGCGCGTAATTCCAAGGAGGGCGGCCGGTGA
- the blaR1 gene encoding Regulatory protein BlaR1, which translates to MNSLSDLPAYQLTAQLVLSWLFNAVVYGTALALVTWALVQLFLRRARPALHAALWMIVLVKFILPLGPAWDFSLANSLSTLAKFAMPAAPGAAPSSPPPLVHPGTAPPLDWMPITAFDAAQPPPAAPQKQTASGWSVLALLGVLYGIGLLCVGAYRLRQYRRFATYCRRLPAADEATRGAVYAVCRLHGVQRLPSVRMSSNAPAPFIFGMLEPTLVLSPRQLADTRELEAVVLHEIAHLRRGDLLVRYLQCLAGTALFFWPVVAWVNRRIDLAREQACDEWALRHARISPGDYARCLLRALHPSGSPRTSYCPTAMAASLKTVERRIDMILTSPVRRGVGRSIGLPAGALLLAWAGFGLTGAGAASTKDNADAAPPSAAKTESAMSALHELLTENIGPEMHELVARLHGRLAELHHGLMSGDNAPQMHFAFEWNDEDDGPIAIPVDGEEHAIGVLMFHSDDDAPDADEPQTVFMHRINGPGDEDLAGFATQHPTADVNGDGAVSREERDAYVVALAMSDPTSVMNQYPKSDRNADSRLDANEAARLVQGGPMIDQVGANVMRFKTRHVGGADDNAAAEVEAIAIAGSELPAADRPGAQRKVVRVIRKGDGTQEVTVNGQPADEAQLKDIIIECPDDAAPGGQRVIKRIRVNPNGDDSAAPQMFEKQICLDGADAGSWMSKLGAPPAIWILDNVDGSPTSADVARYVDVARQAPLALFLEMNPKADANGDGVLVESERDAFLESHTSKMRAEMLKRFPEADANSDGALSREEMDTFFHSRHGGGAAGAWQGADGRHMIVRKFQQGDAASGEMQIRVEVSTDEDDADAPK; encoded by the coding sequence GTGAACTCTCTCAGCGACCTACCCGCGTATCAACTCACGGCGCAGCTTGTGCTGAGCTGGCTGTTCAACGCCGTCGTCTACGGCACGGCGCTGGCACTGGTGACGTGGGCGCTCGTTCAGCTCTTTCTGCGCCGAGCGCGCCCGGCGTTGCACGCGGCGCTGTGGATGATCGTGCTGGTCAAGTTCATTCTGCCGCTTGGGCCGGCGTGGGATTTCTCGCTGGCCAATTCGCTCAGCACGCTGGCGAAGTTCGCAATGCCCGCCGCGCCGGGCGCCGCGCCGTCCAGCCCCCCGCCGCTGGTTCACCCGGGCACAGCCCCGCCGCTCGACTGGATGCCAATCACGGCATTTGACGCGGCCCAGCCGCCGCCCGCCGCGCCGCAGAAACAAACCGCGAGCGGCTGGAGTGTGCTGGCTCTGCTCGGCGTGCTCTATGGCATCGGGTTGCTTTGCGTCGGCGCCTATCGCCTGCGGCAATATCGCCGCTTTGCGACCTACTGCCGCCGCCTGCCCGCGGCCGACGAAGCCACGCGCGGCGCCGTCTACGCCGTCTGCCGCTTGCACGGCGTGCAGCGCCTGCCGAGCGTGCGAATGAGCAGTAACGCGCCGGCGCCGTTCATCTTCGGCATGCTGGAGCCGACGCTGGTTCTTTCGCCGCGGCAGCTCGCCGACACGCGCGAGCTGGAAGCGGTCGTGCTTCATGAAATTGCTCACCTCCGTCGCGGCGACCTGCTGGTGCGCTACCTGCAATGCCTCGCCGGAACGGCACTTTTCTTCTGGCCGGTGGTGGCCTGGGTGAACAGGCGGATTGATCTGGCGCGGGAGCAGGCGTGCGACGAATGGGCCCTTCGTCATGCGCGCATCAGCCCGGGAGACTACGCGCGTTGTCTCCTGCGGGCGCTGCACCCGTCCGGTTCGCCGCGCACGTCCTACTGCCCCACCGCCATGGCCGCGAGCCTCAAAACTGTTGAAAGGAGAATCGACATGATCCTGACTTCCCCTGTTCGTCGCGGCGTCGGCCGCTCGATCGGACTTCCCGCCGGTGCGCTGCTTCTGGCGTGGGCCGGCTTCGGCCTCACGGGGGCCGGCGCCGCTTCTACCAAGGACAACGCGGACGCCGCGCCGCCTTCCGCCGCCAAGACCGAGAGCGCCATGTCCGCGCTGCACGAGCTGCTGACCGAAAACATCGGCCCGGAAATGCACGAGCTGGTCGCGCGGCTGCATGGCCGCCTGGCCGAGCTGCACCACGGCCTCATGTCCGGCGACAATGCACCACAGATGCACTTCGCGTTCGAATGGAACGACGAGGATGACGGCCCGATCGCCATCCCGGTCGATGGCGAAGAGCACGCGATCGGCGTGCTGATGTTCCATTCCGATGATGACGCCCCGGACGCCGACGAGCCGCAGACGGTCTTCATGCACCGCATCAACGGCCCCGGCGATGAAGACCTGGCCGGCTTCGCGACGCAGCACCCCACGGCGGACGTCAATGGCGACGGCGCCGTTTCGCGCGAGGAGCGCGATGCGTACGTCGTCGCCCTGGCGATGAGCGATCCGACCTCCGTAATGAACCAATATCCCAAGTCAGACCGCAACGCCGACAGCCGGCTGGACGCGAATGAAGCCGCCCGGCTCGTACAGGGCGGCCCGATGATCGACCAGGTCGGCGCCAATGTGATGCGCTTCAAGACGCGGCACGTCGGCGGCGCTGACGACAACGCGGCCGCGGAGGTCGAAGCGATCGCGATTGCCGGGAGCGAGCTGCCCGCGGCTGATCGGCCGGGCGCCCAGCGCAAGGTCGTCCGCGTCATTCGCAAGGGCGACGGCACGCAGGAAGTCACGGTCAACGGCCAGCCGGCCGACGAAGCACAGTTGAAGGACATCATCATCGAATGTCCGGACGACGCCGCGCCCGGCGGCCAGCGTGTGATCAAGCGCATTCGTGTGAACCCCAATGGCGACGACAGCGCCGCACCGCAGATGTTCGAAAAGCAGATCTGTCTGGACGGCGCCGACGCCGGAAGCTGGATGTCCAAGCTCGGGGCGCCGCCGGCGATCTGGATTCTGGACAACGTCGACGGCTCGCCGACGAGCGCCGACGTCGCCCGCTATGTCGACGTCGCGCGGCAGGCGCCGCTGGCGCTCTTCCTGGAGATGAACCCGAAGGCCGACGCCAATGGCGACGGCGTGCTGGTGGAAAGCGAGCGCGACGCGTTCCTCGAGTCGCACACGTCGAAGATGCGGGCTGAGATGCTCAAACGCTTCCCCGAAGCTGACGCCAACAGCGACGGCGCGCTCAGCCGCGAAGAGATGGACACGTTCTTCCACTCGCGTCACGGCGGCGGCGCTGCCGGCGCCTGGCAGGGCGCTGACGGCCGGCACATGATCGTTCGCAAGTTCCAGCAAGGCGACGCGGCGTCAGGCGAGATGCAGATTCGCGTCGAAGTGAGCACGGACGAGGACGACGCGGACGCGCCGAAGTAG
- a CDS encoding N-glycosyltransferase produces MARDGGRPLISIIVATHERRDILAYTLERLAQLELDHSELEIIAVDNASRQDIPGVVEVHPNATLIRLPRNIGSCAKALGVPAARAPYILFLDDDSYPRSGSLSRMLERFEENPRLAAAGFTVHLPDGREECSALPHVFVGCGVGLRADVLREVGGLDRSFFMQAEEYDLAFRLLRAGWVVDVFSDLAVEHLKTPTARRGERTTYYDIRNNLRVAARYLPREHYAAYRADWLERYDWLSHRLGHQQAYWAGRRAGWLRAAVERVTYATRRLDSASLETVFRWGQIEHQMGRLAAAGVRRVGFVDLGKNIYAFHRGAQRAGVSAAFIADDIYAAPGRCYRGVPVVTLSAALTAASRVDTLIVSNTSYAHAERRAAQLAEKTRLPVHAWFRLARKVGQTRGVQAAPV; encoded by the coding sequence GTGGCAAGGGATGGTGGCAGGCCGCTGATCAGCATCATCGTCGCCACGCACGAGCGGCGCGACATCCTGGCGTACACCCTGGAGCGCCTGGCTCAGCTCGAGCTGGACCACAGCGAGCTCGAGATCATCGCGGTCGACAACGCCTCGCGCCAGGACATACCCGGCGTCGTCGAGGTCCATCCGAACGCGACGCTCATTCGCCTGCCGCGGAACATTGGGTCATGCGCCAAGGCCCTGGGCGTGCCGGCGGCCCGCGCGCCATACATCCTCTTCCTGGACGATGACTCCTATCCGCGATCCGGCAGCTTGTCGCGCATGTTGGAACGCTTCGAGGAGAATCCGCGCCTGGCCGCCGCCGGTTTCACCGTCCACCTGCCCGACGGCCGTGAGGAATGCTCGGCGCTGCCGCACGTGTTTGTCGGCTGCGGCGTAGGGCTGCGGGCGGATGTGCTGCGCGAAGTGGGCGGGCTGGATCGCTCGTTCTTCATGCAGGCGGAGGAATACGACCTGGCGTTCCGGCTGCTGCGGGCGGGCTGGGTGGTCGACGTCTTTTCCGACCTGGCGGTGGAGCACCTCAAGACGCCGACCGCGCGCCGCGGCGAACGGACGACGTATTACGACATCCGCAACAACCTGCGCGTCGCGGCCCGCTATCTGCCGCGTGAGCACTACGCGGCCTATCGCGCGGACTGGCTGGAGCGATACGACTGGCTGTCGCACCGGCTCGGGCATCAGCAGGCCTACTGGGCCGGGCGGCGGGCAGGCTGGCTGCGGGCGGCGGTGGAGCGGGTCACGTACGCGACGCGGCGGCTGGACAGCGCCTCGCTGGAAACCGTGTTCCGCTGGGGGCAGATCGAGCACCAGATGGGGCGCCTGGCTGCGGCCGGCGTGCGACGGGTGGGATTCGTCGACCTGGGCAAGAACATCTACGCCTTCCACCGCGGGGCGCAGCGGGCCGGCGTGAGCGCGGCATTCATCGCGGATGACATCTACGCGGCGCCCGGGCGATGCTATCGCGGCGTTCCGGTGGTGACGCTGAGCGCCGCGCTGACGGCGGCGTCGCGCGTCGACACGCTGATCGTCAGCAACACGTCCTACGCACACGCCGAGCGCCGCGCGGCCCAACTGGCGGAAAAGACCCGGCTTCCGGTGCACGCGTGGTTCCGGCTCGCGCGAAAAGTCGGCCAGACACGGGGCGTGCAGGCGGCCCCGGTCTGA
- the hldE_2 gene encoding Bifunctional protein HldE → MNRPLERKILPFPQVAETVRTQRAGGKTVVHCHGCFDIVHPGHVRYLQFARGLGDILVVSLTADAGVSKGPDRPYIPQELRAENLAALEFVDWVVIDPHPTACELLELLKPDIYVKGREYAHADDPRFRREREIIERGGGRVVFHSGDVVFSSTRLLETIGRDEQLDEQRLAALCRRNNITHAEVRQAIDSFAGVRAVVLGDIIREEYVLCDAGAVAEDAAVLSLSELGSCEYPGGAAAAARQLQALGGAAFLISAVGRDGASQAWEERLSEHDFTGYLLRNRTDMVTRRTFVADDGKLFKLTSGADAPLDSASERHVLGVVAEQLSISNLLLLCDHGCGFLTPALAAAAAGMARQLGVPVAGHAPAARAVLCDLVDTDLLTATERQFREAVHDMNSGISAVAWNVLSRSRGRTAIVSLRKRGLLSFDGRGDDAALDRLRSEFVPTPGRHFIDQTGADEALLAAAALTIAGGGGLPVATYIAAGAEAAAATRQGGDPVTQDELCRWFTRRPELGDGGRFIPSPETAAVSGSIGVSPVRVDRAPQHDGRTGGTPMLPRAAVTE, encoded by the coding sequence GTGAACCGCCCGCTCGAGCGCAAAATTCTTCCGTTCCCGCAAGTCGCCGAGACGGTGCGGACGCAGCGGGCCGGCGGAAAGACCGTGGTTCACTGCCACGGCTGTTTCGACATCGTTCACCCCGGTCACGTGCGGTATCTGCAATTTGCCCGCGGGCTGGGGGATATTCTGGTCGTTTCGCTGACCGCCGACGCGGGCGTGTCGAAGGGGCCGGACCGCCCGTACATTCCACAGGAGCTTCGGGCGGAAAACCTGGCGGCGCTGGAGTTTGTCGATTGGGTCGTCATCGACCCGCACCCGACCGCCTGCGAGCTGCTCGAACTTCTGAAACCCGACATCTATGTGAAGGGGCGAGAGTACGCCCACGCCGACGACCCACGCTTCCGCCGCGAGCGCGAGATCATCGAGCGCGGCGGCGGGCGCGTGGTATTTCACAGCGGCGACGTGGTGTTCAGCTCGACGCGCCTGCTGGAGACCATCGGCCGAGACGAGCAGCTCGACGAGCAGCGCCTGGCGGCCCTCTGCCGGCGTAACAACATCACGCACGCCGAGGTGCGACAGGCGATCGACTCGTTCGCGGGCGTGCGAGCGGTGGTGCTGGGCGACATCATCCGCGAGGAATACGTGCTGTGCGACGCCGGCGCAGTCGCGGAAGACGCGGCGGTGCTGTCGCTTTCAGAGCTGGGCTCGTGTGAATACCCGGGCGGGGCGGCGGCGGCGGCGCGGCAGCTTCAGGCGCTGGGCGGGGCGGCGTTTCTGATCAGCGCGGTGGGCCGCGACGGCGCGTCGCAGGCGTGGGAAGAGCGGCTCTCGGAGCACGATTTCACGGGCTACCTGCTGCGAAACCGGACGGACATGGTGACGCGGCGCACCTTCGTGGCCGACGACGGCAAGCTCTTCAAGCTCACCAGCGGCGCCGACGCGCCGCTCGACAGCGCCAGCGAACGGCACGTGCTGGGCGTCGTCGCCGAGCAGCTCTCGATCTCGAATCTCCTGCTGCTCTGCGATCACGGTTGCGGCTTTCTGACGCCGGCGCTGGCCGCGGCGGCGGCCGGAATGGCCCGGCAACTGGGCGTCCCGGTCGCGGGCCACGCCCCGGCGGCGCGGGCCGTGCTGTGCGACCTGGTGGACACCGATCTGCTGACGGCGACCGAACGGCAATTCCGCGAAGCCGTGCACGACATGAACTCCGGCATCTCCGCGGTGGCGTGGAATGTGCTTTCGCGGTCGCGCGGGCGAACGGCGATCGTTTCGCTGCGCAAGCGCGGGCTGCTCAGTTTTGACGGCCGCGGCGACGACGCCGCGCTCGATCGCCTGCGGAGCGAGTTTGTGCCGACGCCCGGGCGGCATTTCATCGATCAAACCGGCGCGGATGAGGCGCTGCTCGCGGCGGCGGCGCTGACGATCGCCGGCGGCGGGGGGCTTCCCGTCGCCACCTACATCGCGGCGGGCGCGGAAGCGGCGGCGGCGACCAGGCAGGGCGGCGATCCGGTTACGCAGGACGAATTGTGCCGCTGGTTCACGCGCCGGCCGGAGCTCGGCGACGGCGGGCGGTTCATTCCCTCGCCGGAAACGGCGGCCGTATCCGGGAGCATCGGCGTCTCGCCGGTGCGTGTGGACCGCGCGCCGCAACATGACGGTCGCACCGGCGGGACGCCGATGCTCCCGCGCGCGGCGGTGACGGAGTAA
- the araQ_2 gene encoding L-arabinose transport system permease protein AraQ, with the protein MNRRRSATDPRAPRPAPRAPRAAFAARALIVALLVVGSAIMLFPLWWMFITSLSEPGSAAAAMADSSKIQVLPQGWHWSNYSESLSKIGSRRWYGFLDALANTVVVTGFCVAGQVLSCSLVGYGFARLRFRGRDGLFVLMLSTMMLPAQVTMIPVFILFRWFGWIDTFLPLVVPMFFGGPFYTFMFRQFFAQVPEALVEAARIDGCGHLGVWWRIMLPICKPVIAITAVFTFIFAWNDFLGPLIYLQSEEQLTLAVALNAFKNQYGDFRDIHLLMAASIVTMLPCIVLFFVAQKQFVGGLTLGAVKG; encoded by the coding sequence GTGAATAGGCGCCGGTCGGCCACCGATCCCCGCGCCCCGCGCCCTGCGCCCCGCGCCCCAAGGGCCGCCTTTGCGGCCCGCGCCCTCATTGTCGCGCTGCTGGTCGTCGGCTCGGCCATCATGCTATTTCCGCTCTGGTGGATGTTCATTACCAGCCTCTCGGAGCCTGGTTCCGCCGCCGCGGCGATGGCGGATTCGAGCAAAATTCAAGTGCTGCCGCAGGGCTGGCATTGGAGCAACTACTCGGAGTCGCTCAGCAAGATCGGCAGCCGCCGCTGGTATGGCTTTCTCGACGCGCTGGCCAACACGGTCGTCGTCACCGGGTTCTGCGTCGCCGGTCAGGTGCTGTCGTGCAGCCTGGTGGGCTACGGCTTCGCCCGCCTGCGTTTTCGCGGGCGCGACGGGCTTTTTGTGCTGATGCTCTCGACCATGATGCTGCCGGCGCAGGTGACGATGATCCCGGTCTTCATCCTGTTCCGTTGGTTCGGGTGGATCGACACGTTTCTGCCGCTGGTCGTGCCCATGTTCTTCGGCGGGCCGTTCTACACGTTCATGTTCCGCCAGTTCTTCGCGCAGGTTCCCGAGGCGCTGGTGGAGGCGGCGCGCATCGACGGCTGCGGGCACCTGGGCGTGTGGTGGCGGATCATGCTGCCGATCTGCAAGCCGGTGATCGCCATCACCGCGGTCTTTACGTTTATCTTCGCCTGGAACGACTTCCTTGGTCCGCTGATTTACCTGCAGAGCGAGGAGCAATTGACGCTGGCGGTGGCGCTGAATGCGTTCAAGAACCAGTATGGCGACTTTCGCGACATTCACCTGCTGATGGCGGCCAGCATCGTGACGATGTTGCCGTGCATCGTGCTCTTCTTCGTCGCACAGAAGCAATTCGTCGGCGGTCTGACGCTGGGCGCGGTCAAGGGATAG
- the lacF_2 gene encoding Lactose transport system permease protein LacF codes for MLLTVVTLSIGFFSFGWVLTRPLRAEKLAPGQTLISLVHWGDDTEDAIMARLVAAFHAAQSDVRVQRVNPGNAPDVRRKIQTMVAAGTPPDVFQLGWEHIGTWADKGLLEPIEAFIERDAKRGGPDAFSLESMFGPVVDCFRYHAGDRVVGRGKLFAIPKDFTVVGFYYNKDLFKLAGVPFPSPDGWTWDEFLHAARQIGKLPNTYGADFVTWEAMLTVYCWSRGAGISSDGFKTFNFNEPKVLRALADLDAWFKEERTLASAKTQMETSSEPFLTGRIGMAGPFGRWKVPPYREIKDFDWDFAPLPHDPDVKPTSGIFTSAWAMSSGSRNKDAAWKFIRFLSSAEGQRLIAESGVAIPANIAAARSDAFNDPGKPENDHVYLDAVAGARAIGWPPEERYAERFRVQMEQVFKSRTKTVAEALADVQRDFETFQRDDARLYSFPAVNWPIVVTWVATPLAIGAVALVLLWWLRRPSRHALREEAAGLTMISPWLIGLVVFTAFPIALSLILSFCKWSGLVTLDRAQWVGFHNFVSLLTDERFYASLRVTLIYAALSVPLGQAAALAAALLMNQEMRGIGFFRAAWYLPSVLAGVAISILWAWVFHHEHGMLNALLGPVCGAINKLSAVLNLGWSVAAPRWFERDAQHWAVPAFVIMGFWNIGGTMMIYLAGLKGIPAELYEAASIDGARTLKRFWNVTLPMLSPVIFFNVIIAIIASFQVFTQAYVMTGGGPGDATRFYVVYLYNQAFDLHEMGYASAMAWLLMLIILALTLTLMRGSRRFVYYEALKA; via the coding sequence GTGCTTCTGACTGTCGTGACGCTAAGCATCGGGTTCTTTTCGTTCGGGTGGGTGCTGACGCGGCCGCTGCGGGCGGAGAAGCTGGCGCCGGGGCAGACGCTCATCTCGCTGGTGCACTGGGGAGACGACACGGAAGACGCGATCATGGCCCGGCTGGTGGCCGCGTTTCACGCGGCGCAGAGCGACGTGCGCGTGCAGCGCGTCAATCCCGGCAACGCGCCGGACGTCCGCCGGAAAATCCAGACCATGGTCGCCGCCGGCACGCCGCCGGATGTTTTCCAGCTCGGCTGGGAACACATCGGGACGTGGGCGGACAAGGGGCTGCTGGAGCCGATCGAGGCGTTCATCGAGCGCGACGCGAAGCGCGGCGGCCCGGATGCGTTCTCGCTCGAGTCGATGTTCGGCCCGGTGGTCGATTGCTTTCGCTACCACGCCGGGGACCGGGTTGTCGGGCGCGGCAAGCTGTTTGCGATTCCGAAGGATTTCACGGTCGTCGGGTTTTACTACAACAAAGATCTGTTCAAGCTCGCGGGCGTGCCTTTCCCGTCGCCGGACGGTTGGACGTGGGACGAATTTTTGCACGCCGCCCGGCAGATCGGCAAGCTGCCGAACACGTATGGCGCCGACTTTGTCACGTGGGAGGCGATGCTGACCGTCTACTGCTGGTCTCGCGGGGCCGGGATCAGCAGCGACGGCTTCAAGACGTTCAACTTCAACGAACCGAAGGTGCTGCGCGCGCTGGCCGATCTGGACGCCTGGTTCAAGGAAGAGCGCACCCTGGCCAGCGCCAAAACGCAGATGGAGACCAGCAGCGAGCCCTTTCTCACCGGCCGGATCGGCATGGCCGGGCCCTTCGGCCGCTGGAAGGTGCCGCCCTACCGCGAGATCAAGGACTTTGACTGGGACTTCGCACCGCTGCCGCATGACCCCGACGTAAAACCGACCAGTGGGATCTTCACCAGCGCCTGGGCCATGTCGAGCGGCAGCCGGAACAAAGATGCCGCGTGGAAGTTCATCCGCTTTCTCTCCAGCGCCGAGGGGCAGCGGCTGATCGCGGAGTCGGGCGTCGCCATTCCGGCGAACATCGCGGCAGCCCGCAGCGATGCATTCAACGACCCCGGAAAGCCCGAAAACGACCACGTGTACCTGGATGCGGTGGCCGGGGCGCGGGCGATCGGCTGGCCGCCGGAGGAGCGCTACGCCGAGCGCTTCCGCGTGCAAATGGAGCAGGTCTTCAAGTCGCGCACCAAGACGGTGGCGGAGGCGCTGGCGGACGTGCAGCGCGACTTCGAGACGTTCCAGCGCGATGACGCGCGGCTGTACTCGTTTCCGGCGGTCAACTGGCCGATCGTGGTCACGTGGGTTGCGACGCCGCTGGCGATTGGGGCGGTTGCACTGGTGCTTTTGTGGTGGCTGCGGCGCCCATCGAGGCACGCGCTGCGCGAGGAAGCGGCCGGGCTGACGATGATCAGCCCGTGGCTGATCGGCCTGGTCGTCTTCACGGCGTTTCCGATCGCGCTGTCGCTGATCCTGAGTTTCTGCAAGTGGAGCGGGCTGGTGACGCTCGACCGGGCGCAGTGGGTCGGCTTTCACAACTTTGTGTCGCTGCTGACGGACGAGCGTTTCTATGCCTCGCTGCGCGTGACGCTGATCTACGCGGCGCTGTCGGTGCCGCTCGGGCAGGCGGCGGCGCTGGCGGCGGCGCTGCTGATGAATCAGGAAATGCGTGGGATCGGCTTCTTCCGCGCGGCGTGGTATCTGCCCAGCGTGCTGGCGGGGGTCGCCATTTCGATACTCTGGGCGTGGGTCTTTCACCATGAGCACGGCATGCTCAATGCGCTGCTGGGCCCGGTCTGTGGGGCGATCAACAAGCTCAGCGCCGTTCTGAATCTTGGCTGGAGCGTCGCCGCGCCGCGCTGGTTCGAGCGCGATGCGCAGCACTGGGCCGTGCCGGCGTTCGTGATCATGGGTTTCTGGAACATCGGCGGAACGATGATGATTTACCTGGCGGGGCTGAAGGGCATTCCGGCGGAGCTGTACGAGGCGGCGTCGATCGACGGGGCGCGGACGCTCAAGCGCTTCTGGAACGTGACGCTGCCGATGCTCAGCCCGGTGATCTTCTTCAATGTGATCATCGCGATCATCGCGTCGTTCCAGGTCTTCACGCAGGCTTACGTCATGACCGGCGGCGGCCCGGGAGACGCGACGCGATTTTACGTCGTCTATCTGTACAACCAGGCGTTCGATCTGCACGAAATGGGCTATGCCTCGGCCATGGCGTGGCTGCTGATGCTCATCATTCTGGCGCTGACGCTGACGCTGATGCGCGGGAGCCGGCGGTTTGTGTACTACGAGGCGCTCAAGGCATAG